A genomic segment from Nicotiana tabacum cultivar K326 chromosome 7, ASM71507v2, whole genome shotgun sequence encodes:
- the LOC107827656 gene encoding acetyl-CoA-benzylalcohol acetyltransferase-like, whose amino-acid sequence MAKLEIQIQIRKMLKPSTPTPNHLRSHNISLFDQVAPPVYVTILLHYLPCSEWNSEEITDKLQKSLAETLTKFYPLAGRFRKDDLSIRCNDEGVDYVETKVNTNLAEFLHEGPKIELLDDLLPKTDMLSVPLLGVQVNIFNCGGLVMGVQILHILADAFTLATFVKEWAQISQTGTTKGCLSSFDFLPSLFPTKVLSGHQYSLPSSGDPEIVTRRFVFDALAIAKLKDRIGASDHTFTRPTRVAVVMSLIWKVLVGISSAKHGHSRDSSLLFPINLRGKLNLPSLEYALGNFIVLVHATLKANQSKELNDFVNMIGNTSRDISVDIGKASINGIAPMFVNCDAEFVNKLGQKDEMDIYLSSSWCRLPWYEADFGWGKPFWVSNVSKTFEIFCLMDTKNGDGIEAWVSLKENDMAEFEKDPEILTFCPLLQK is encoded by the coding sequence ATGGCCAAATTAGAGATTCAAATCCAGATAAGGAAAATGTTAAAGCCTTCGACTCCTACCCCTAATCATCTTAGGAGCCATAATATTTCATTATTTGATCAAGTGGCTCCTCCTGTATATGTAACAATATTGTTACACTACTTGCCATGCAGTGAATGGAACAGTGAAGAAATTACTGATAAGCTGCAAAAATCATTGGCTGAGACCTTAACCAAGTTTTACCCTCTAGCCGGGAGATTCAGAAAAGATGACCTCTCAATTCGCTGCAACGACGAAGGTGTTGACTATGTCGAAACCAAAGTCAACACGAATCTTGCTGAGTTTCTCCACGAAGGACCCAAGATTGAGCTTTTGGATGATCTTCTTCCAAAAACAGATATGTTATCAGTTCCATTACTTGGAGTTCAAGTTAACATATTCAACTGTGGAGGCCTAGTCATGGGGGTACAAATTTTACACATCCTAGCAGATGCTTTCACGTTAGCAACATTTGTCAAGGAATGGGCTCAAATTAGCCAAACAGGGACAACAAAAGGTTGTCTCTCAAGTTTCGATTTCTTGCCATCGCTCTTTCCCACAAAAGTATTATCAGGGCATCAGTATTCACTACCTTCTAGTGGAGACCCTGAGATtgtcactaggagatttgtgttTGATGCTTTGGCAATTGCGAAACTCAAAGATAGAATCGGTGCAAGTGATCACACTTTCACGAGACCTACTCGAGTGGCGGTCGTTATGTCGTTAATATGGAAGGTTCTAGTGGGCATATCATCTGCCAAACATGGACATTCAAGGGATTCTTCTTTATTATTTCCTATTAATTTGAGGGGGAAATTAAATTTACCATCATTAGAATATGCTCTAGGGAATTTCATCGTGCTCGTACATGCTACTCTTAAGGCAAACCAGTCAAAAGAGTTAAACGACTTTGTTAATATGATAGGAAATACATCAAGGGACATATCTGTAGATATTGGCAAGGCAAGCATCAATGGTATTGCCCCTATGTTTGTTAATTGTGACGCAGAATTTGTAAACAAACTTGGTCAGAAAGACGAGATGGACATTTATCTCAGCAGTAGTTGGTGCAGACTCCCCTGGTATGAAGCAGATTTTGGTTGGGGAAAGCCATTTTGGGTAAGCAACGTTAGCAAAACATTTGAAATATTTTGTCTGATGGACACAAAAAATGGAGATGGAATAGAAGCATGGGTTAGTTTGAAGGAGAATGACATGGCTGAATTCGAGAAAGACCCTGAAATTTTGACATTCTGTCCTCTACTGCAAAAGTAG